The following are encoded in a window of Castanea sativa cultivar Marrone di Chiusa Pesio chromosome 9, ASM4071231v1 genomic DNA:
- the LOC142608980 gene encoding uncharacterized protein LOC142608980 yields the protein MNNEAEYKALLVGMHMVHKMGGRTLEAFSDSRLVVGQVNGELEARDLRMQGYLSQVRHLQSEFKSFALQHIPRSRNTHADSLATLATSSAWSLPWVILVEDLCKLIQMKREKAQIHQVRAGPSWMDPIVLFLKDNVLPEEKVEADKVWRKALWF from the coding sequence ATGaacaatgaggctgagtataAGGCTTTGCTGGTGGGGATGCATATGGtccataaaatgggaggaagaACATTAGAGGCATTTTCAGATTCAAGGTTGGTTGTTGGACAGGTAAATGGAGAATTGGAAGCTAGGGATTTGAGGATGCAAGGATATTTGAGTCAAGTTAGGCACCTGCAGTCGGAGTTCAAGTCTTTCGCCTTACAGCATATCCCAAGAAGCAGAAATACACATGCAGATTCCCTTGCCACTCTCGCAACCTCCTCGGCGTGGAGCCTACCTTGGGTTATCTTGGTCGAGGATTTGTGTAAGCTCATTcagatgaagagagagaaggcTCAGATTCATCAAGTTAGggcagggcctagttggatggatcctattgtACTATTCCTTAAGGACAACGTCTTACCCGAGGAGAAGGTGGAGGCCGATAAAGTGTGGAGAAAAGCTCTTTGGTTCTAG